Proteins found in one Terribacillus sp. DMT04 genomic segment:
- a CDS encoding sulfurtransferase, with amino-acid sequence MSYKVNKEWLYEQLHNPQVRIVDCRFELSEPDKGENLYNESHIPGSVYFDLDKQLSGSVEKHGGRHPLPDMKHFQAAIEKAGIDNTTTVIAYDDNGGQFAARFWWLLMYAGHERVYILDGGLKAGLELGTARPRKCLNINQHCLK; translated from the coding sequence TTGAGTTACAAAGTTAACAAGGAATGGCTTTATGAACAGTTACATAATCCGCAAGTTAGAATCGTAGACTGTCGATTTGAATTAAGTGAGCCTGATAAAGGAGAAAACCTTTATAATGAAAGCCATATCCCTGGCTCTGTCTATTTTGATTTAGACAAGCAGTTATCGGGTTCTGTAGAAAAGCATGGCGGCCGGCACCCGCTTCCTGATATGAAACATTTTCAAGCTGCTATCGAAAAAGCCGGAATTGATAACACAACGACAGTCATAGCTTATGACGACAATGGTGGTCAGTTTGCAGCTCGCTTTTGGTGGCTGCTGATGTACGCAGGGCATGAAAGAGTGTATATACTGGACGGAGGTTTAAAAGCTGGACTGGAGCTGGGTACAGCACGACCAAGGAAGTGCCTGAATATCAACCAGCATTGTTTGAAGTGA
- a CDS encoding sulfurtransferase translates to MPEYQPALFEVTIQDDMLASYEEVKEIVNQKTKSAVLIDARDERRYLGEVEPIDKIAGHIPGAINKFWADGLEQGSFKDQEAQRKRFAELNPANPVIVYCGSGVTAAPNYIALKMAGFENVKLYAGSYSDWVSYEQNPVAKGKES, encoded by the coding sequence GTGCCTGAATATCAACCAGCATTGTTTGAAGTGACGATTCAAGACGACATGTTAGCTTCTTATGAGGAAGTAAAAGAGATTGTAAATCAAAAGACGAAATCTGCAGTATTAATTGATGCAAGAGACGAGCGACGCTACTTAGGCGAAGTCGAACCTATTGATAAAATAGCCGGACATATACCAGGTGCGATTAATAAATTCTGGGCAGACGGGTTAGAGCAAGGTTCATTTAAGGACCAGGAAGCACAGAGAAAACGATTTGCCGAGCTGAATCCAGCTAATCCTGTCATCGTGTATTGCGGATCGGGTGTAACAGCTGCGCCTAACTATATTGCTTTAAAGATGGCCGGATTTGAAAATGTAAAACTGTATGCAGGTAGTTATAGTGATTGGGTGTCTTATGAGCAAAACCCGGTGGCAAAAGGGAAAGAGTCTTAA